In Cellvibrio polysaccharolyticus, a genomic segment contains:
- a CDS encoding putative DNA modification/repair radical SAM protein produces MELIAKLAILADAAKYDASCASSGAPKRSSKGKEGLGSTNGMGICHSFTPDGRCVSLLKILLTNFCLYDCQYCVNRRSSDVPRARFTAEEVVKLTLDFYRRNCVSGLFLSSGIIQSVDYTMEQLVLVAQLLREKYAFRGYIHLKTIPAADPALIQQAGLYADRLSVNIELPTNESLIRLAPEKNIPSISDAMAVIHRGQQAVLGERRAPLFTPAGQSTQMIIGADTANDQTILQRAEGLYQNFKLRRVYYSAFSPIPASPTGLPLAPPPLLREHRLYQADFLIRGYGFSSSELLAKPGNLPLDIDPKLAWALSNRDRFPVDLDRADITLIARVPGIGLRTAERLISLRRERRIRYQDLIRLRCVLSKAKPFIITSDYHPQQAEIRSSHLRQQLADKLPPEQMGLW; encoded by the coding sequence ATGGAATTGATCGCAAAGCTGGCCATTCTGGCCGATGCTGCCAAATATGATGCGTCTTGCGCCAGCAGCGGAGCACCCAAGCGAAGCTCAAAAGGCAAAGAAGGGCTGGGCTCGACCAATGGCATGGGCATTTGTCACAGCTTTACCCCCGACGGTCGCTGCGTATCGCTGCTGAAAATTCTGCTAACCAATTTTTGTTTGTATGACTGCCAATACTGCGTCAATCGTCGCTCCAGCGATGTACCCAGAGCCCGTTTTACCGCCGAAGAAGTGGTCAAATTAACGCTGGATTTTTACCGCCGCAATTGTGTTAGTGGCCTGTTTTTAAGTTCCGGCATCATCCAGTCGGTGGATTACACCATGGAGCAATTGGTGCTGGTGGCGCAGCTCTTGCGGGAAAAGTATGCCTTCCGGGGATACATCCACCTGAAAACCATTCCTGCGGCGGACCCGGCGTTGATTCAACAGGCGGGGCTTTACGCAGACCGCCTCAGCGTCAATATCGAGCTGCCCACCAACGAGAGCCTGATTCGCCTTGCACCGGAAAAAAACATCCCGTCAATCAGTGACGCCATGGCTGTGATTCATCGGGGCCAACAAGCCGTGCTGGGAGAAAGAAGAGCACCGCTATTTACCCCGGCAGGCCAAAGCACGCAGATGATCATCGGTGCCGACACGGCCAACGATCAGACGATCCTGCAACGTGCCGAAGGCTTGTACCAAAACTTCAAACTGCGCCGGGTTTACTACTCGGCATTTAGCCCCATTCCGGCCAGCCCGACCGGGTTGCCGCTGGCGCCTCCGCCGCTGTTGCGGGAACACCGCCTGTACCAGGCCGATTTTTTAATTCGAGGCTACGGTTTCAGCAGCAGTGAATTACTCGCCAAACCCGGTAATTTACCGCTGGATATAGACCCGAAACTGGCATGGGCGCTGAGCAATCGGGACCGTTTTCCGGTGGATCTGGATCGCGCCGATATCACCTTGATTGCTCGCGTTCCCGGCATCGGCTTACGCACCGCCGAGCGCTTGATTTCACTAAGGCGCGAGCGCCGCATTCGCTACCAGGATCTTATTCGCCTTCGCTGTGTTTTATCCAAAGCCAAACCTTTTATTATTACCAGTGATTACCACCCGCAACAGGCAGAAATTCGCAGCTCGCACTTACGCCAGCAATTGGCGGACAAATTACCGCCGGAACAAATGGGGCTGTGGTAA
- a CDS encoding TIGR03915 family putative DNA repair protein encodes MINLDCENNFSLWRTQARLLLSHNRPPSHVNWDDSASLSLLDSTETIPTTPGDNAVRVPAELILLLERACCYRGEQRWNFLYRILWRVSQGDRTAMLAGDIDGSELHKRIKQVRREAHHLHAFLRFNEISDQGEEKLAYAAWHEPAHDILQRASSHFIDRMGKCSWLIATPDDGVFYDGQTLHYQRPCPAEWQHLARNATDNKSDLWLTYYQHIFNPARVNEKITQQHMPVRFWKNLPEGPSIARLIQQAKHGKQRDGQAASIKLIPGKRIPRAPFNPQAQQQ; translated from the coding sequence ATGATCAATCTCGACTGCGAAAATAATTTCTCCTTATGGAGAACCCAGGCACGGCTTCTGCTCAGCCATAACAGGCCGCCATCGCACGTTAACTGGGATGACTCCGCCTCCCTGTCGCTATTGGATAGCACTGAAACGATACCCACAACGCCGGGCGACAACGCGGTGCGCGTGCCCGCGGAATTGATTCTTTTGCTGGAACGGGCCTGCTGTTATCGGGGTGAGCAACGCTGGAATTTTCTTTACCGCATTTTGTGGCGCGTTAGCCAGGGCGATCGGACGGCCATGTTAGCGGGCGATATTGACGGCAGTGAGCTGCACAAGCGCATTAAACAAGTCCGCCGGGAGGCGCATCATCTTCATGCATTTCTGCGTTTTAATGAAATATCTGATCAAGGGGAAGAAAAACTGGCATACGCCGCATGGCATGAACCGGCGCACGATATTTTGCAACGTGCCAGCAGCCATTTTATTGACCGGATGGGGAAATGCAGCTGGTTAATTGCTACACCGGATGACGGCGTTTTTTATGACGGACAAACCTTGCACTATCAACGCCCCTGCCCGGCCGAATGGCAACATCTCGCAAGAAATGCCACCGACAATAAAAGTGATCTCTGGCTAACCTATTACCAGCATATTTTTAACCCGGCCCGTGTGAATGAAAAAATCACTCAACAACATATGCCGGTGCGGTTTTGGAAAAATTTACCGGAAGGTCCCTCTATTGCAAGATTGATTCAACAAGCAAAGCACGGAAAACAACGCGATGGACAAGCCGCAAGTATTAAATTAATACCCGGAAAACGTATTCCCCGAGCGCCTTTTAATCCGCAAGCACAACAGCAATGA
- a CDS encoding tryptophan halogenase family protein: MQPVKHVVIVGGGTAGWLVAAGVGKMYQGRVRVTLIESDDIPTVGVGEATIPTMTAYHKLLEIPEAEVLKATHATFKLGINFKNWGEIGEDYMHAFGQVGRVFWAGEFQHFWRRGRELGLNVSFGDFCLESVAAKRGVFAITENPALNYAFHLDAGLYALYLRNFSEALGVVRHEGKVEHVELDPNTGDILGVRLARGETINGDLFIDCSGFRALLSEGALKTGYENWQHWLPCDSALAVQTGRSGPAVPYTKATAHGSGWQWQIPLQNRVGNGLVYASQFADREWADMTLRENLSGPLRGEPRLIEFVTGRRKLIWNKNCIAMGLASGFLEPLESTSIHMVTSAVIRLLRLFPLRGIQPVVVKEFNRQSKEEAEGIRDFIILHYHATRRDDTPFWNYVRTMPVPDTLQHRIEMFRESGMIYVGGDELFRHNGWSQVMIGQGVIPKIYQPIVDNMPDKEIIEYLNGFKNHVAKSVSTLPPHEQFIKRYCAFENSPPLPV, encoded by the coding sequence ATGCAACCTGTTAAACACGTTGTCATTGTTGGAGGTGGAACCGCTGGCTGGCTGGTCGCGGCGGGCGTCGGGAAAATGTATCAGGGACGGGTGCGGGTTACCTTGATTGAATCGGATGATATTCCTACCGTGGGTGTGGGTGAGGCAACCATTCCCACTATGACGGCGTATCACAAACTGCTTGAAATTCCGGAAGCGGAAGTGTTGAAGGCAACCCATGCAACCTTCAAGCTCGGGATTAATTTTAAAAACTGGGGCGAAATTGGCGAAGATTACATGCATGCCTTCGGGCAGGTAGGGCGTGTTTTCTGGGCGGGAGAATTTCAGCACTTCTGGCGCCGGGGGCGCGAACTTGGTCTGAATGTATCCTTCGGTGATTTTTGCCTGGAGAGTGTTGCTGCAAAGCGGGGAGTCTTTGCGATCACAGAGAATCCGGCGTTGAACTATGCCTTTCATCTTGATGCCGGTTTATACGCTCTTTATCTGAGAAACTTCAGTGAAGCGCTGGGTGTGGTTCGCCATGAAGGCAAGGTTGAGCACGTTGAGCTGGATCCAAATACCGGGGACATTCTCGGGGTGCGGTTGGCTCGGGGCGAAACCATTAACGGCGATCTGTTTATAGATTGCTCCGGATTCAGGGCGCTATTAAGCGAAGGCGCTTTAAAAACCGGCTACGAAAATTGGCAGCATTGGCTTCCCTGTGATTCAGCACTTGCGGTTCAAACCGGGAGATCAGGGCCGGCGGTTCCTTACACCAAAGCTACCGCCCACGGCTCCGGTTGGCAATGGCAAATTCCTCTGCAAAATCGTGTGGGAAATGGATTGGTATACGCCAGTCAATTCGCGGACCGCGAATGGGCTGATATGACTTTGCGTGAGAATCTGTCCGGGCCATTACGTGGCGAGCCCAGATTGATTGAGTTTGTCACCGGGCGGCGTAAATTGATATGGAATAAGAACTGTATCGCAATGGGATTGGCTTCGGGCTTTCTTGAGCCACTTGAGTCAACCAGTATTCATATGGTGACATCAGCGGTTATTCGTCTGCTGAGATTGTTTCCTTTGCGAGGCATTCAACCGGTTGTGGTCAAAGAGTTTAATCGTCAGTCCAAAGAAGAGGCGGAGGGTATTCGCGACTTTATCATCCTGCACTATCACGCAACCCGCCGTGACGACACTCCCTTCTGGAATTATGTTCGTACCATGCCCGTTCCGGATACCCTGCAGCACCGCATTGAAATGTTTCGTGAGAGTGGCATGATTTACGTGGGCGGGGATGAATTGTTTCGCCACAATGGCTGGAGTCAGGTAATGATCGGTCAGGGGGTTATCCCCAAAATCTATCAGCCGATTGTAGACAATATGCCCGATAAGGAAATTATTGAGTATTTAAATGGCTTTAAAAATCATGTAGCGAAAAGCGTATCCACGCTGCCTCCGCATGAACAATTTATTAAACGCTATTGTGCGTTCGAAAATTCACCGCCTCTTCCCGTCTAA